One window of Papaver somniferum cultivar HN1 chromosome 9, ASM357369v1, whole genome shotgun sequence genomic DNA carries:
- the LOC113313177 gene encoding uncharacterized protein LOC113313177, with translation MLRAFDVARKRAMRNKNRVIEPVLHLTASDALRQRKSCTSRAIGKRILARSINTQQHRSLHGRLSQLSRRPTPNLSAQHFRKAINELKWGWCLECNRKFPDMSARGLCNFCKKDKDKHPEYSLFSARNLMNPGRVPIELSRLTNLESLLIARVHPVMSVYRVKGQHYKYGRNVINFVQDVNVIASVLPHKTKDLSAVLVIKRTGMNSTKEFVVRREYVRKTLLWMENNHAYYHGISISDGNINEIPENDIPDDLLGMGVNEDQQRNDSLFGEQSNEDGYDGPLELQDQSFHINEFETVGTIGTIVQPDQQSCIIRALESVEADQTIVDMPFAAACLKFGVEMASQASTTGVNTRDVKNEICFPCNLSDDIRTRLMLKFGIVGDISFTSINKRKGEFQRRSKSDLENRLIECYQVAAV, from the exons ATGCTTCGGGCTTTTGATGTTGCACGTAAGAGGGCCATGCGAAATAAAAATCGTGTTATAGAACCAGTCTTACATCTCACTGCAAGTGATGCACTACGTCAGAGAAAATCATGCACATCACGTGCAATTGGGAAAAGGATTTTAGCACGCTCAATTAATACCCAACAACATAGAAGTTTGCATGGTAGATTATCGCAGTTGAGTAGAAGACCAACCCCAAATTTAAGCGCACAACATTTCAGAAAAGCTATAAATGAATTAAAGTGGGGTTGGTGTTTAGAATGCAACAGAAAGTTCCCGGACATGTCAGCAAGAGgactttgcaatttctgcaagaAAGACAAGGATAAACACCCCGAATACTCATTGTTCAGtgcaaggaatttgatgaatccaggaagggTACCAATTGAGTTGTCACGATTAACAAATCTTGAGAGTTTGCTTATAGCACGTGTGCACCCAGTGATGTCAGTATATAGAGTTAAAGGACAACACTACAAATATGGGAGAAACGTCATTAATTTTGTACAAGATGTTAATGTCATTGCTAGTGTTCTTCCACACAAAACCAAAGATCTGTCTGCAGTTTTGGTTATAAAGAGGACTGGAATGAATTCAACCAAAGAGTTTGTTGTTCGGCGGGAATATGTACGGAAAACTCTATTGTGGATGGAAAATAATCATGCATATTACCATGGTATATCTATCAGTGATGGAAACATCAATGAAATACCTGAGAATGACATTCCCGATGACCTTCTGGGTATGGGTGTAAATGAAGACCAACAAAGAAACGATAGTCTCTTCGGGGAACAAAGCAATGAGGATGGGTACGATGGACCTCTGGAGTTACAAGACCAGAGTTTTCATATAAATGAGTTTGAAACTGTTGGCACAATTGGAACGATCGTACAACCAGATCAACAAAGTTGTATCATAAGAGCTTTGGAGAGCGTCGAGGCAGATCAAACCATTGTAGACATGCCGTTTGCAG CGGCATGTCTGAAATTTGGTGTAGAAATGGCAAGCCAAGCTTCCACCACAGGAGTCAACACAAGGGATGTCAAGAATGAGATCTGTTTTCCTTGTAATCTGAGTGACGACATAAGAACTAGATTGATGCTTAAGTTTGGAATTGTCGGTG ACATTTCTTTTACATCCATTAACAAGAGGAAAGGAGAGTTTCAAAGACGATCAAAATCAGATTTAGAAAATAGATTGATTGAATGTTATCAAGTCGCTGCAGTATGA